In Verrucomicrobiia bacterium, a single genomic region encodes these proteins:
- a CDS encoding sulfite exporter TauE/SafE family protein, translating to MPELFAALLAVIAGAVASIAGFGIGSLLTPFLTVGYGANLAVAAVSIAHFFGTALRFWRLKAHIDRKTLVHFGVLSALGGLTGAVFHAFISSPGMAAILGGILVFAGTLGVTGSSEKMRFKGRVAWFAGALSGFFGGLVGNQGGIRSAAMLGFDLSKESYVATATAVGLIVDVSRMPVYFFIERGRLLHLWPLILVMSLGTLAGTLAGTFLLSWIPEKIFKRLVSGIVVLLGLFTLIQAFHD from the coding sequence GTCGCTTCCATCGCGGGCTTCGGCATCGGCAGCCTGCTCACGCCTTTTCTCACCGTCGGCTACGGCGCCAATCTTGCCGTGGCCGCGGTTTCCATCGCGCATTTTTTCGGCACGGCCCTGCGTTTCTGGCGGCTGAAGGCGCACATCGACCGCAAGACTCTCGTTCACTTCGGCGTCCTGAGCGCGCTGGGAGGGCTGACAGGCGCCGTCTTCCACGCTTTTATTTCTTCGCCGGGGATGGCGGCCATCCTCGGAGGCATTCTGGTTTTCGCGGGAACGTTGGGCGTGACCGGAAGCTCGGAGAAAATGCGGTTCAAGGGGCGCGTGGCGTGGTTTGCCGGCGCGCTGTCTGGATTTTTCGGCGGACTCGTCGGCAACCAGGGCGGCATCCGTTCCGCGGCCATGCTGGGATTCGACCTTTCCAAAGAGTCTTACGTCGCCACAGCGACCGCGGTCGGCCTGATCGTCGATGTCTCCCGCATGCCGGTTTATTTTTTCATCGAACGCGGCAGGCTGCTGCACCTCTGGCCCTTGATTCTCGTCATGAGCCTGGGCACCCTGGCCGGGACTTTGGCGGGCACTTTTCTGCTGTCCTGGATCCCGGAAAAAATTTTCAAACGCCTGGTTTCGGGAATCGTCGTTTTGCTCGGCCTTTTCACGCTGATTCAGGCTTTCCACGATTGA